From Panthera uncia isolate 11264 chromosome E1, Puncia_PCG_1.0, whole genome shotgun sequence, one genomic window encodes:
- the CE1H17orf113 gene encoding uncharacterized protein C17orf113 homolog, translating to MVPPGKKPAGEASNSNKKCKRYFNEHWKEEFPWLDFDYERKLMFCLECRQALVRNKHGKAENAFTVGTDNFQRHALLRHVTSGAHRQALAVNRGQPTFEGQAEGGGAYPDLATTPTSTGVKVEVDPAKVAVLTTVYCMAKEDVPDDRCSALLELQRFNLCQALLGTEHGDYYSPRRVRDMQVAIASVLHTEACQRLKASPYVGLVLDETRDWPESHSLALFATSVSPCDGQPATTFLGSVELQEGEATAGQLLDILQAFGVSAPKLAWLSSSLPSDRLGRVGPQLRAACPLLTELHCLPGRTDPEPPAYLSEYESVLDALFRLHGGPSSHMVPELRAALDLAAIDLAGPRPVPWASLLPIVEAVAEAWPCLVPTLEASAPASPTARALALALRQFTFVAFTHLLLDTLPSMQKLTLVLQPEEPDLALLQPLVMAAAASLQALRSSGGARLQGFLQELASSSSDLGGGRCTYRGVELVGYSEAAVRGLQRLRGAFLDSMRRGLRDSYPGPSLDAVAAFAAIFDSRGYPQAPEELGAHGEGALRVLLRAFAPAVVRQRALGDFALFKRVVCSLGRLGPRALCARLACARSELHELFPDFAALAALALALPAGAGLLDKVGRSRELRWWGQSGAGEGRGGPAVKIAVDGPPLHEFDFALAVEFLESGWAEGLLGSQLT from the exons ATGGTACCCCCGGGGAAGAAACCAGCCGGAGAGGCCTCCAACTCCAACAAAAAATGCAAGCGTTACTTTAATGAGCACTGGAAAGAGGAGTTCCCCTGGCTGGACTTCGACTACGAGCGGAAGCTGATGTTTTGTCTCGAGTGCCGCCAGGCCCTGGTGCGGAACAAGCACGGCAAAGCCGAGAACGCCTTCACCGTGGGCACCGACAACTTCCAGCGCCACGCCCTGCTGCGCCACGTGACCTCGGGGGCCCACcgccaggctctggctgtcaacCGGGGCCAGCCCACTTTTGAGGGCCaagctgagggaggaggggcctaCCCAGACCtggccaccacccccacctccacggGCGTCAAGGTGGAGGTGGACCCGGCCAAAGTGGCGGTGCTGACCACGGTGTACTGCATGGCCAAGGAGGACGTGCCCGATGACCGCTGCTCTGCCCTGCTTGAGCTGCAGAGGTTCAACCTGTGCCAGGCGCTGCTGGGCACGGAGCATGGCGATTACTACAGCCCCAGGAGGGTGAGGGACATGCAG GTGGCCATTGCCAGTGTCTTGCACACAGAGGCCTGCCAGCGCCTGAAGGCATCCCCATATGTGGGGCTGGTGTTGGACGAGACCAGGGACTGGCCCGAGTCCCACAGTCTGGCCTTGTTTGCCACTTCGGTGTCCCCCTGTGATGGCCAGCCTGCTACCACCTTCCTGGGCAGTGTGGAGCTACAGGAGGGTGAGGCCACCGCTGGCCAACTCCTGGACATCCTGCAGGCCTTCGGCGTGTCTGCACCCAAGCTGGCCTGGCTCAGCTCGAGCCTCCCCAGTGACCGCCTTGGGCGTGTGGGCCCACAACTCCGGGCTGCCTGCCCGCTGCTCACCGAACTACACTGCCTCCCTGGCCGGACAGATCCCGAGCCCCCTGCCTACCTAAGCGAATATGAAAGTGTGCTGGATGCCCTATTCCGCCTCCACGGTGGCCCCAGTTCTCACATGGTCCCTGAGCTGCGGGCAGCACTGGACCTTGCAGCTATTGACTTGGCAGGACCGCGGCCAGTGCCCTGGGCCTCCTTGCTGCCTATCGTGGAAGCAGTGGCTGAGGCTTGGCCTTGCCTGGTACCCACACTGGAGGCCTCTGCTCCAGCCTCCCCTACAGCCAGGGCACTGGCCCTCGCCCTGCGCCAGTTCACCTTCGTGGCCTTCACCCACCTGCTGCTGGACACTCTGCCATCCATGCAGAAGCTCACCCTTGTCCTGCAGCCTGAAGAGCCAGACTTGGCCTTGTTGCAACCCCTGGTGATGGCAGCCGCGGCCTCCCTCCAAGCCCTGCGCAGCTCGGGTGGGGCGCGCCTCCAGGGCTTCCTGCAGGAACTGGCGTCCTCCAGCTCTGACTTGGGCGGTGGGCGCTGCACCTACCGCGGCGTGGAGCTGGTCGGCTACTCCGAGGCTGCGGTGCGGGGCTTGCAGCGGCTGCGGGGGGCCTTCCTAGACTCCATGCGGCGGGGGCTGCGGGACTCCTACCCCGGGCCCTCGCTGGACGCCGTGGCCGCCTTCGCGGCGATCTTCGACTCGCGCGGCTACCCGCAGGCACCCGAGGAGCTGGGCGCGCACGGCGAGGGGGCACTGCGGGTGCTGCTGCGCGCCTTCGCCCCCGCCGTGGTGCGCCAGAGGGCGCTGGGCGACTTCGCGCTCTTCAAGCGCGTGGTGTGCAGCCTCGGGCGGCTGGGCCCGCGGGCCTTGTGCGCCAGGCTGGCCTGCGCGCGCTCCGAGCTGCACGAGCTCTTCCCGGACTTCGCCGCCCTTGCCGCCCTGGCCTTGGCGCTGCCCGCGGGCGCCGGCCTCCTGGACAAGGTGGGCCGCAGCCGGGAGCTGCGGTGGTGGGGGCAGAGCGGGGCAGGGGAAGGCCGGGGCGGCCCGGCGGTGAAGATCGCAGTGGATGGGCCCCCGCTGCACGAGTTTGACTTTGCACTGGCCGTGGAGTTCTTGGAGAGTGGGTGGGcggaggggctcctggggtcaCAGCTCACGTGA